A stretch of Arachis hypogaea cultivar Tifrunner chromosome 15, arahy.Tifrunner.gnm2.J5K5, whole genome shotgun sequence DNA encodes these proteins:
- the LOC112751122 gene encoding uncharacterized protein isoform X1: protein MPPCSKEEALVRLFYNVSSSFQLLFIFLFSSSILLLNFINFIGSYSIFQRDQQYEYVSSEYDEDEEIQESYNNNNNDDEDYSMERDHIVADIIGGGETLLFLKHNQNLSHEEFITPQESFIEEDDSEETFSVHKSPVVSDFGSEEPEVVVETEEEEEEKELFPARDADSVPDSVPVEIVTKSDILDRDKNCDEDDEVGVGLVKNKKVQDSNKITRDDEKRFFYVHAGPTITQLDSTNNKKLIGEEKDHNNKYDEEIFGDSCTVGSTSKSSSEWRSSIKDSCCGTEDPFSSSSRRSCPKWESYTLFQKYDEEMSFLHRISAQKLQETESLRSIKVAPRSISERIVYKFSTANKKLEGDNNIHHNPYNELEAAYVAQICITWEALNWNYKKFQSKRASRVDLADPGCPATIAQQFQQFQVLLQRYVENEPYEHGRRPEIYARVRLMAPKLLLVPEYRESDDDQKEDGLDTRISSASFLVIMEDGIKTFMSFLKADKERPCQILASYFRRNKRALVDPTLLRLIKKVNHKKKIKVKDLRRSGKCLRRKKLKVEEEMEIVMALIDLKVVSRVLRMSELSEEQLHWCEEKMSKVKVMDGKLQRDSTPLFFPPSSSH from the exons ATGCCACCATGTTCTAAAGAAGAAGCTCTTGTTAGACTCTTCTACAATGTCTCAAGCTCTTTTCAGCTTCTCTtcatctttctcttctcttcttctattttgcTTCTCAACTTCATCAACTTCATTGGAAGCTACTCCATTTTCCAAAG GGATCAGCAGTATGAATATGTGTCTTCTGAATATGATGAAGATGAAGAGATTCAAgaaagttataataataataataatgatgatgaggaTTATTCTATGGAGAGAGATCATATAGTAGCAGATATCATTGGTGGAGGAGAAACCCTTTTGTTTCTTAAACATAATCAGAATCTCTCTCATGAAGAATTCATCACCCCCCAAGAGAGCTTCATTGAAGAAGATGATTCAGAAGAAACCTTTTCAGTTCACAAGTCACCAGTGGTTTCAGATTTTGGAAGTGAGGAACCAGAAGTAGTAGTAgaaactgaagaagaagaagaagaaaaagaattgtttccAGCAAGAGATGCTGATTCTGTTCCAGATTCTGTCCCAGTTGAGATAGTGACAAAAAGTGACATATTGGATAGAGACAAAAACTGTGATG AAGATGATGAAGTTGGTGTTGGACTTGTCAAGAATAAGAAGGTGCAAGATTCAAACAAGATCACAAGGGATGATGAGAAGAGATTCTTCTATGTGCATGCTGGTCCTACTATTACACAATTGGACAGTACTAATAATAAGAAACTTATTGGTGAGGAAAAGGatcataataataaatatgatgaGGAAATATTTGGAGATTCTTGCACTGTAGGCTCCACTTCTAAGAGCTCCTCTGAATGGAGGAGTTCCATCAAAGATTCTTGTTGTGGAACTGAAGACCCTTTTTCTTCATCATCAAGGAGAAGCTGCCCCAAGTGGGAATCTtacactctttttcaaaaatatgatgagGAAATGTCATTCCTTCACAGGATTAGTGCACAGAAACTTCAAGAAACTG AGTCTTTAAGATCCATTAAGGTGGCTCCaaggtcaatttcagagagaatTGTGTACAAGTTTTCAACTGCAAATAAGAAACTAGAAGGTGATAATAATATCCACCATAACCCATACAATGAACTAGAAGCAGCATATGTGGCACAAATCTGCATAACTTGGGAAGCACTTAATTGGAACTACAAGAAGTTTCAGTCAAAAAGAGCTTCAAGGGTTGACCTTGCTGATCCTGGTTGTCCAGCCACTATTGCACAGCAGTTCCAACAGTTTCAAGTTTTGTTACAGAGATATGTTGAGAATGAGCCTTATGAACATGGAAGGAGGCCTGAGATTTATGCTAGAGTCAGGCTCATGGCTCCTAAATTGCTTCTAGTGCCCGAATATCGAG AATCAGATGATGATCAGAAGGAAGATGGCTTAGACACAAGAATATCTTCAGCTTCATTTCTTGTGATAATGGAAGATGGGATCAAAACATTCATGAGTTTCCTGAAAGCTGATAAAGAAAGACCATGTCAAATTCTAGCATCCTACTTTAGGAGAAACAAAAGGGCCTTGGTTGATCCAACACTACTCCGCCTTATCAAGAAAGTTAACCATAAA AAGAAGATTAAGGTTAAGGACCTTCGGCGTTCCGGCAAGTGTTTGAGGAGGAAGAAGCTGAAAGTGGAAGAAGAGATGGAGATTGTAATGGCTCTGATAGACCTGAAAGTGGTGTCAAGGGTGTTGAGAATGAGTGAGTTGAGTGAAGAACAGTTGCATTGGTGTGAAGAAAAGATGAGCAAAGTGAAGGTCATGGATGGCAAGCTCCAAAGAGATTCCACCCCACTTTTCTTCCCTCCTTCTTCTTCACATTGA
- the LOC112751122 gene encoding uncharacterized protein isoform X3 yields the protein MPPCSKEEALVRLFYNVSSSFQLLFIFLFSSSILLLNFINFIGSYSIFQRDQQYEYVSSEYDEDEEIQESYNNNNNDDEDYSMERDHIVADIIGGGETLLFLKHNQNLSHEEFITPQESFIEEDDSEETFSVHKSPVVSDFGSEEPEVVVETEEEEEEKELFPARDADSVPDSVPVEIVTKSDILDRDKNCDEDDEVGVGLVKNKKVQDSNKITRDDEKRFFYVHAGPTITQLDSTNNKKLIGEEKDHNNKYDEEIFGDSCTVGSTSKSSSEWRSSIKDSCCGTEDPFSSSSRRSCPKWESYTLFQKYDEEMSFLHRISAQKLQETESLRSIKVAPRSISERIVYKFSTANKKLEGDNNIHHNPYNELEAAYVAQICITWEALNWNYKKFQSKRASRVDLADPGCPATIAQQFQQFQVLLQRYVENEPYEHGRRPEIYARVRLMAPKLLLVPEYRDDDQKEDGLDTRISSASFLVIMEDGIKTFMSFLKADKERPCQILASYFRRNKRALVDPTLLRLIKKVNHKKKIKVKDLRRSGKCLRRKKLKVEEEMEIVMALIDLKVVSRVLRMSELSEEQLHWCEEKMSKVKVMDGKLQRDSTPLFFPPSSSH from the exons ATGCCACCATGTTCTAAAGAAGAAGCTCTTGTTAGACTCTTCTACAATGTCTCAAGCTCTTTTCAGCTTCTCTtcatctttctcttctcttcttctattttgcTTCTCAACTTCATCAACTTCATTGGAAGCTACTCCATTTTCCAAAG GGATCAGCAGTATGAATATGTGTCTTCTGAATATGATGAAGATGAAGAGATTCAAgaaagttataataataataataatgatgatgaggaTTATTCTATGGAGAGAGATCATATAGTAGCAGATATCATTGGTGGAGGAGAAACCCTTTTGTTTCTTAAACATAATCAGAATCTCTCTCATGAAGAATTCATCACCCCCCAAGAGAGCTTCATTGAAGAAGATGATTCAGAAGAAACCTTTTCAGTTCACAAGTCACCAGTGGTTTCAGATTTTGGAAGTGAGGAACCAGAAGTAGTAGTAgaaactgaagaagaagaagaagaaaaagaattgtttccAGCAAGAGATGCTGATTCTGTTCCAGATTCTGTCCCAGTTGAGATAGTGACAAAAAGTGACATATTGGATAGAGACAAAAACTGTGATG AAGATGATGAAGTTGGTGTTGGACTTGTCAAGAATAAGAAGGTGCAAGATTCAAACAAGATCACAAGGGATGATGAGAAGAGATTCTTCTATGTGCATGCTGGTCCTACTATTACACAATTGGACAGTACTAATAATAAGAAACTTATTGGTGAGGAAAAGGatcataataataaatatgatgaGGAAATATTTGGAGATTCTTGCACTGTAGGCTCCACTTCTAAGAGCTCCTCTGAATGGAGGAGTTCCATCAAAGATTCTTGTTGTGGAACTGAAGACCCTTTTTCTTCATCATCAAGGAGAAGCTGCCCCAAGTGGGAATCTtacactctttttcaaaaatatgatgagGAAATGTCATTCCTTCACAGGATTAGTGCACAGAAACTTCAAGAAACTG AGTCTTTAAGATCCATTAAGGTGGCTCCaaggtcaatttcagagagaatTGTGTACAAGTTTTCAACTGCAAATAAGAAACTAGAAGGTGATAATAATATCCACCATAACCCATACAATGAACTAGAAGCAGCATATGTGGCACAAATCTGCATAACTTGGGAAGCACTTAATTGGAACTACAAGAAGTTTCAGTCAAAAAGAGCTTCAAGGGTTGACCTTGCTGATCCTGGTTGTCCAGCCACTATTGCACAGCAGTTCCAACAGTTTCAAGTTTTGTTACAGAGATATGTTGAGAATGAGCCTTATGAACATGGAAGGAGGCCTGAGATTTATGCTAGAGTCAGGCTCATGGCTCCTAAATTGCTTCTAGTGCCCGAATATCGAG ATGATGATCAGAAGGAAGATGGCTTAGACACAAGAATATCTTCAGCTTCATTTCTTGTGATAATGGAAGATGGGATCAAAACATTCATGAGTTTCCTGAAAGCTGATAAAGAAAGACCATGTCAAATTCTAGCATCCTACTTTAGGAGAAACAAAAGGGCCTTGGTTGATCCAACACTACTCCGCCTTATCAAGAAAGTTAACCATAAA AAGAAGATTAAGGTTAAGGACCTTCGGCGTTCCGGCAAGTGTTTGAGGAGGAAGAAGCTGAAAGTGGAAGAAGAGATGGAGATTGTAATGGCTCTGATAGACCTGAAAGTGGTGTCAAGGGTGTTGAGAATGAGTGAGTTGAGTGAAGAACAGTTGCATTGGTGTGAAGAAAAGATGAGCAAAGTGAAGGTCATGGATGGCAAGCTCCAAAGAGATTCCACCCCACTTTTCTTCCCTCCTTCTTCTTCACATTGA
- the LOC112751122 gene encoding uncharacterized protein isoform X2, with product MPPCSKEEALVRLFYNVSSSFQLLFIFLFSSSILLLNFINFIGSYSIFQRDQQYEYVSSEYDEDEEIQESYNNNNNDDEDYSMERDHIVADIIGGGETLLFLKHNQNLSHEEFITPQESFIEEDDSEETFSVHKSPVVSDFGSEEPEVVVETEEEEEEKELFPARDADSVPDSVPVEIVTKSDILDRDKNCDDDEVGVGLVKNKKVQDSNKITRDDEKRFFYVHAGPTITQLDSTNNKKLIGEEKDHNNKYDEEIFGDSCTVGSTSKSSSEWRSSIKDSCCGTEDPFSSSSRRSCPKWESYTLFQKYDEEMSFLHRISAQKLQETESLRSIKVAPRSISERIVYKFSTANKKLEGDNNIHHNPYNELEAAYVAQICITWEALNWNYKKFQSKRASRVDLADPGCPATIAQQFQQFQVLLQRYVENEPYEHGRRPEIYARVRLMAPKLLLVPEYRESDDDQKEDGLDTRISSASFLVIMEDGIKTFMSFLKADKERPCQILASYFRRNKRALVDPTLLRLIKKVNHKKKIKVKDLRRSGKCLRRKKLKVEEEMEIVMALIDLKVVSRVLRMSELSEEQLHWCEEKMSKVKVMDGKLQRDSTPLFFPPSSSH from the exons ATGCCACCATGTTCTAAAGAAGAAGCTCTTGTTAGACTCTTCTACAATGTCTCAAGCTCTTTTCAGCTTCTCTtcatctttctcttctcttcttctattttgcTTCTCAACTTCATCAACTTCATTGGAAGCTACTCCATTTTCCAAAG GGATCAGCAGTATGAATATGTGTCTTCTGAATATGATGAAGATGAAGAGATTCAAgaaagttataataataataataatgatgatgaggaTTATTCTATGGAGAGAGATCATATAGTAGCAGATATCATTGGTGGAGGAGAAACCCTTTTGTTTCTTAAACATAATCAGAATCTCTCTCATGAAGAATTCATCACCCCCCAAGAGAGCTTCATTGAAGAAGATGATTCAGAAGAAACCTTTTCAGTTCACAAGTCACCAGTGGTTTCAGATTTTGGAAGTGAGGAACCAGAAGTAGTAGTAgaaactgaagaagaagaagaagaaaaagaattgtttccAGCAAGAGATGCTGATTCTGTTCCAGATTCTGTCCCAGTTGAGATAGTGACAAAAAGTGACATATTGGATAGAGACAAAAACTGTGATG ATGATGAAGTTGGTGTTGGACTTGTCAAGAATAAGAAGGTGCAAGATTCAAACAAGATCACAAGGGATGATGAGAAGAGATTCTTCTATGTGCATGCTGGTCCTACTATTACACAATTGGACAGTACTAATAATAAGAAACTTATTGGTGAGGAAAAGGatcataataataaatatgatgaGGAAATATTTGGAGATTCTTGCACTGTAGGCTCCACTTCTAAGAGCTCCTCTGAATGGAGGAGTTCCATCAAAGATTCTTGTTGTGGAACTGAAGACCCTTTTTCTTCATCATCAAGGAGAAGCTGCCCCAAGTGGGAATCTtacactctttttcaaaaatatgatgagGAAATGTCATTCCTTCACAGGATTAGTGCACAGAAACTTCAAGAAACTG AGTCTTTAAGATCCATTAAGGTGGCTCCaaggtcaatttcagagagaatTGTGTACAAGTTTTCAACTGCAAATAAGAAACTAGAAGGTGATAATAATATCCACCATAACCCATACAATGAACTAGAAGCAGCATATGTGGCACAAATCTGCATAACTTGGGAAGCACTTAATTGGAACTACAAGAAGTTTCAGTCAAAAAGAGCTTCAAGGGTTGACCTTGCTGATCCTGGTTGTCCAGCCACTATTGCACAGCAGTTCCAACAGTTTCAAGTTTTGTTACAGAGATATGTTGAGAATGAGCCTTATGAACATGGAAGGAGGCCTGAGATTTATGCTAGAGTCAGGCTCATGGCTCCTAAATTGCTTCTAGTGCCCGAATATCGAG AATCAGATGATGATCAGAAGGAAGATGGCTTAGACACAAGAATATCTTCAGCTTCATTTCTTGTGATAATGGAAGATGGGATCAAAACATTCATGAGTTTCCTGAAAGCTGATAAAGAAAGACCATGTCAAATTCTAGCATCCTACTTTAGGAGAAACAAAAGGGCCTTGGTTGATCCAACACTACTCCGCCTTATCAAGAAAGTTAACCATAAA AAGAAGATTAAGGTTAAGGACCTTCGGCGTTCCGGCAAGTGTTTGAGGAGGAAGAAGCTGAAAGTGGAAGAAGAGATGGAGATTGTAATGGCTCTGATAGACCTGAAAGTGGTGTCAAGGGTGTTGAGAATGAGTGAGTTGAGTGAAGAACAGTTGCATTGGTGTGAAGAAAAGATGAGCAAAGTGAAGGTCATGGATGGCAAGCTCCAAAGAGATTCCACCCCACTTTTCTTCCCTCCTTCTTCTTCACATTGA